One genomic segment of Capricornis sumatraensis isolate serow.1 chromosome 6, serow.2, whole genome shotgun sequence includes these proteins:
- the LOC138081341 gene encoding olfactory receptor 13F1-like: MFQANLTSVTMFFFLGFSHYPKGEIIIFVLCLLMYLITLLGNMILISITILDSRLHTPMYFFLSNLSCLDIWYTSSAFPPMLINFISGENTISFLGCAAQMYFSLAMGSTECVLLSMMAYDRYVAICNPLRYPIIINKRVCVQIAVGSWVTGCFTALVETVFVLQLSLCGNSVINHFACEILAVLKLVCVDTSKVQLIMLVFTILLVPMPMLLICISYAFILFNILRISSVDGRSKAFSTCAAHLSVVVLFYGTALSTYLKPSAIDSQEIDKFIALVYGALTPMLNPIIYSLRNKEVKAAVKKLLRRKEFNK, encoded by the exons ATGTTCCAGGCAAATCTGACATCTGTAACAATGTTTTTCTTCCTGGGATTTTCCCACTACCCCAAAGGTGAGATCATCATATTTGTGCTGTGCTTGCTGATGTACCTGATCACCTTACTGGGAAATATGATTCTGATCTCCATCACTATCTTGGATTCCCGCCTACACACACCTATGTACTTCTTCCTCAGCAATCTCTCCTGTTTAGACATCTGGTATACCTCTTCTGCTTTCCCTCCAATGCTGATAAACTTTATTTCAGGGGAAAACACCATCTCATTCTTAGGATGTGCTGCTCAGATGTACTTCTCTCTGGCCATGGGCTCCACCGAGTGTGTGCTCCTGTCCATGATGGCATATGACCGATATGTGGCCATCTGCAACCCTCTAAGATACCCCATTATCATAAACAAGAGGGTTTGTGTGCAGATTGCAGTTGGCTCCTGGGTGACAGGCTGCTTCACTGCCCTGGTGGAAACAGTGTTTGTATTGCAGTTGTCTCTGTGTGGTAATAGTGTGATCAATCATTTTGCTTGTGAGATTCTTGCTGTCTTAAAACTGGTTTGTGTGGACACTTCCAAAGTGCAGTTAATCATGCTGGTATTCACCATACTTCTTGTTCCCATGCCAATGCTCCTAATTTGCATCTCTTATGCATTCATCCTATTCAACATCCTGAGAATCAGCTCAGTGGATGGTCGAAGCAAAGCCTTTTCAACATGTGCAGCCCACCTGTCTGTGGTTGTTTTGTTCTATGGGACAGCTCTTTCCACATACCTGAAGCCTTCAGCTATAGATTCACaggaaatagataaatttatagCTTTGGTATATGGTGCATTAACCCCAATGTTGAATCCTATCATCTATAGTCTACGAAATAAAGAGGTGAAAGCAGCTGTGAAAAAATTGCT TAGGAGAAAAGAATTCAACAAGTAG
- the LOC138080801 gene encoding olfactory receptor 13C4, with translation MDRINKTFVNEFILQGLSGYPKLEIIFFAVILVMYLMILIGNSVLIIASIFDSHLHTPMYFFLGNLSFLDVCYTSSSVPSTLVSLISKKRNISFSGCAMQMFLGFAMGSTECFLLGMMAFDCYVAICNPLRYPVIMSKVVYILMASVSWLSGGINSIVQTSLAMRLPFCENNIINHFLCEILAVLKLACADISLNIVTLAVSNMAFLVLPLLVVFFSYMLILYTILRMNSATGRHKAFSTCSAHLTVVIIFYGTIFFMYAKPKSQDLLGQDNLQAREGLVSMLYGVVTPMLNPIIYSLRNKDVKAAVKYLLSQKSVNQLRPK, from the coding sequence ATGGATAGAATAAATAAGACATTTGTGAATGAATTCATCCTTCAGGGACTCTCTGGTTACCCAAAACttgagattattttctttgctgtaATTCTGGTTATGTATCTAATGATTCTAATTGGCAACAGTGTTCTGATCATAGCAAGCATATTTGATTCCCATcttcacacccccatgtacttctttctGGGAAACCTCTCTTTTCTGGATGTCTGCTATACATCCTCCTCTGTTCCCTCAACTTTGGTGAGCTTAATCTcaaaaaaaaggaacatttccttctctggatgtGCAATGCAGATGTTCTTAGGATTTGCAATGGGGTCAACAGAGTGTTTCCTCCTTGGCATGATGGCTTTTGActgctatgtggccatctgtaacCCTCTGAGATACCCTGTCATCATGAGCAAGGTGGTGTATATCCTGATGGCTTCTGTGTCATGGCTCTCTGGTGGGATCAACTCAATTGTGCAAACATCGCTTGCCATGCGATTGCCTTTTTGTGAGAATAATATTATCAATCATTTCTTATGTGAAATACTGGCTGTTCTCAAGCTAGCTTGTGCTGATATATCCCTCAATATTGTTACTTTAGCAGTGTCAAATATGGCTTTCTTGGTTCTACCCCTTCTGGTCGTTTTTTTCTCGTATATGCTTATCCTCTATACCATCTTGAGAATGAACTCAGCCACAGGGAGACACAAGGCCTTTTCTACCTGCTCAGCACATCTGACTGTGGTGATCATATTTTATGGTACCATTTTCTTCATGTATGCCAAACCCAAGTCTCAAGACCTCCTTGGACAAGACAATTTGCAAGCTAGAGAAGGGCTTGTTTCCATGTTATATGGGGTGGTGACCCCAATGCTAAATCCTATAATCTATAGCTTGAGAAACAAGGATGTAAAAGCTGCtgtgaaatatttactgagtcaGAAATCTGTTAACCAATTAAGACCAAAGTGA